The Medicago truncatula cultivar Jemalong A17 chromosome 7, MtrunA17r5.0-ANR, whole genome shotgun sequence genome includes the window CCGACACGCATATTATGGGATATGCCGGATAGCAACCGtgcacaaaaacaaaaaattgatgataTGTTGGTACAccgattttattaaaaaaaaaaaattaaatttctcccttccccaaattttattttaaaaaataaataaataaattaccacTACTAAGATTTATTGTTTACTATTACAATTATATTgtggaatttttatttttgtatgtaCGTATCTTAAACGTATCGAATCCTGGATTTTATAAGGAACAACATATCCCCGTATCCGATACTCATCATAGGGTCTGACCCTTCCGCATGGAGAGCTTCAAAGGACAGGGGTAGTTTTTTAAGAGATtgaattattgaaaaataaataaagaaaaggatACTCGGTAAAGTTTCTTGGAAATCAAAAGGTGATCAGATATCATCATACACAATGAAGGGATATCCTACCAATTGGTAACAGTTGATACCTGTTAACAATATAGGgtttcagagagagagagagaataactCAATAAAGCGGCTAGGGTTTCACTGGAATGATGATGGTATGACATGACCGAAGGTTACAAGAGAATAGTAAAACCTAAAAACACTCTACTAACTTAGTAACATAAAAAGTCCAATAACATAAGCCCTATTATCTAACAATACCAATAGTATCAATCAATGAAGCACTCACTCAGTCACCGGACACgacatcaataataatttagaaaatagaagtaTAGCGTCATTACAAGTGTCAGGGTCGGACACTTGGATGTTTTCAATCTGTAGTGTCGCTGCTACATTAGATTACGATCATTGAACTCAAAGGTGCCATATCAGAAAAACTCAGCACCCTTTAGTgtataataatatcaaacatTGAATTATAACGACGACAACAAACTTGTACCATGACCATCCTAATTTAAAAGGTAAATTTGTACCTCGTTGCTCTTCCGATGACTTCATTGGTTGCGTAGTCTTTGATTATAAAATCACGCCTTGTTCCAGCCCGTCCTTCTGCTTGACACCATGTCTCTATCTCAACAACATCACTCCTGTTGGAATCATTTAAATTAGGTTTTTCAAATCAAAGTTTCGAATCGAGCGTTGTAAAAGAACAAAACCAACCATGCAGGGTATTTGTAGACTTCAATGTGCATGCGAGCTGTCACCCATATGAGATGATATTTTCTCATGGTAGTGGTTGTTGCAAAACCATCAGTTGAAAATCCAACAATCTGAGCATGATTACATCCAACCTCCTGCAGCAAAAAGTTACCAGACATCTTAAAATTGTGGAATACAATCgcacattttttgtttttgaagaaaagtaCAATAGCACACATGTATATAGCATTTGCAAAACTCATATGTTCTGTTTTGTCATGTTCTAACGTGTTTTTGGCAAGTACTAACATGTCTATCAACGCTACACTACCGTACTTAGACAGATTAAGTTCTTCCTATGTTGAGCTATGACTggcttttatttaattgaacAGCCTCTTAAAGACATTCCAATTTGATAAAACAAACAATGATATGTTTACCCAATAAACAACGGAATTCAAGAAACCTAAGAACAAGTTAATAATAGGCAACAATTTTGACCAGCAAATAGTGATCACCAGAAGTagtccataattttttttagaaaataattcataatttaaTTGACAAGAGAAACATTTGCACATGATATAATTCAGTAAACGATTTATATCCAAATTTCAATGTTGTTTATGCCTAAACTTCTCAATCCAGAAAGGAGTAGACCTGCAATATCAGCAATCTATCGCTCAATAAAGAACATGCATTAATTTGCTCAAATGAGAAGGCAGATGAAAGCATGCTAGCTTTTAAAAGAGTACAAACAAGTTAATAATACAAAATTGGTACTGGAGAAGGTTTTTGGGTAAATTTTCcaaattcaatatatattattataatactcgcaaaattaaaagtacattaatcataagtattctTTTATCATTCACTAGAAAAAAAACACTCTCAAcaaatttgaaagatttctctattttccCTCTAATCTCATCCCTCCtaagccctcccctcccttcccctcctaactcacaaacaaagccttatattcttttttatctcttgttttaaatatttgatatttccATTACCTATACACAAAGAAGAAAGATAAAAGCACATTTTTTCATTATCTTAATCCTCCATGTATGAATCTCAGTGCCAAGAAAATCTGCACCAATAAAATTGCCAGAAAACAGCAAACAAAACCTcaaaaaactataatataaaATGAGATTCATTTCTATGCACTAACGGCGTAAAACAAATTTATGCATGCAAGCCACACCATAACACAGtggttagtttttaaaatatctctACTACACGTTGAGATGCGATGcgattaaataaatttgaaaaaatagatCTACACGATCGGtgtaaaataaatcaaattcttaTAGAAAACCAGAAataatctcaaaaaaaaaaaacatgtttattttttgcaCATTcatgaaagaaacaaaaattccACTTCATACTCCAACAATGTCACCTTTGAAGATGAATCAGAAACACCAAAGCTATGAATTACCACAAAGACACCGGACACAACACCGACACtagtaataattttaaaaaataacataattgaatataatcacaTGCATCTGTGTCTTGCCATTGTCGAACACAAAACAGCGTCTTCTATCAGAAATGTCGATACTACAAAACCCATAATCTTAAAATCACACACAAACCACAATCAATTAAAAAAGCATTAAACTTTCACTCACCCATCATTAACATTTGGATCAAAAATTTCACTCACCCATCTTTAACAATTTGATCAGAAATTcagatcaacaaaaaaattaacaaatttaacaatcaaaattataaaaattataaaaacctGCAAGAGATTAGCAACGGTTTCAACAGTAGCAGTTTTATTGATTCCAACTTCATAGCTCCTAACAATGAACTTCTCTTTATACGACAATCCATCCTCAGATAAGCTCCCAAGCCGCAACCGGTTCGCCAAACTCCCAATATCCGCTTCAACCCGGTTCACCACCGCACCGTCCTTAGCTGACGCCACAGCCTGAACCGGATACGCCTTTGTAGAACGGAATCCTTTAACTGAGCTCCGGCCGGTAAAAAATGAAGTGGGTCGACCCATAAACCCACATTGAGACATGAGGTGAACCCGGTCCACTCCATTGCATGGAAGTTtcaacattattaaaaaaataaaaaaataaaaatgaaatctgAGTCTGTGTTAACAATGAAGAATTGAGAATCGAAAGAGatgaaatttgaattgaaatggGTTCGAATTTAAGGAGGATGTTGAATTGAATTAGATAGAGATGGGAAAGAAGAAATGTGGCACGTGTTCAAGTGTGGGCTTTTATAAATACCAATTTGCCCTTTCTTTCTGACATttatgattttgtaattttctttttcgttATGCTCGAGGAATACAGGAATACTGTCACAATTTAaacgtcaaaaaaaataaaaaataaaaactataacaatGTCTATTGTTTTATGGGGATGGGATTTCCAGCTGTAATATTTACCCGCAGTTATACGCTGTAGCTGTTCTACACCGTCTGATCTGAAATGAATGGTTAAGATTTGATATTGTgtgaaattgttaaaatttatgTTGTGAATTGGAACCGTCAGATCATGGATTGATGGCTGAGATTTGCTACTGCGGCAAACTGTGTGAATTTGCTACAACGGTAAATCCTGATCCTGTTTTCTCATAGTAACTGTTATAATGTGTCATGCTAGCCGTGTCATCAGGGCAatggttaaaaaattatataattagaaaacttgtcttgaaaatatattcTCTtcgatcattattataaacaaaagttcgctttttagattcatttaataaattatagtaTATGAAGTCTATATATAGATCACATagatcatttatttaataaatgtaaaaaaatcaacttttactTATAAAGTTATTACTATTTAGCATTCTCCccattactattttttttaagcaaattaAATAGTTGATTCTTCAGCATTTTCTACTACAAGGAGTGTTAGAAAAAAGacagagaaaatatatattttttgcttaattacctttttggtcctctaactatttagttggtattggattggtcctctaactaaaaattgatttatttcggtcctctaagttttttgccgttactacatttattcctttctgttagttttagtcgaataaacgttagggtttgtgttatgtgggtatttgacctcctgtttcacacatacatatgaaccataacagttaccaataatatcagtcaatATTTAATCATAATGCATTAACAAGaaatatgaccaaaatgatactaataaataaagttagaggacccacataacacaaaccctaacatttatttgaataaaactaagagaaatgactaaatgtagtaacggtgaaaaacttagaggaccgaaataaatcaatttttagttagaggactaatctgataccaattaaatagtcagaggaccaaaaaggtaatttagccttttttttaaagagccaAGAGAAAATATGTTACATCATAAATTGAAAACGTTTCATTTAGAAACTAGGGAGTAAAAATTGTAAAACGAATTATGTGTACATGTGAAATTCGTTTAATCATCTAAATTATGTGCTTCATTGTGGATGGTCTTACTtcactaaaaaaatcattattaataATGAATTTCATTTATTCATCCGTCAAATCAattgtttatataattttaaagctatttcatatttaaaatgaatgtgtaataatattttaaaaaacatatttaaatgtaAATAGTTATATATACTACATAGTTATGTATTTcagatttatataaatttttgtggttttgtaaaaaaattaaaaaaaattgtggttgtTGCAGATTTGTTCCACCCCTCACAGGTTGGATTCGACATTTCCTCTCCAGTGGTCAAGCTTCAACAGGCGTTCCCAAcctattgttgttgttattggcATTCTTCAAGGTCCAATAAGGGTCGAGTGTTTGTGCTGCTCCAAATTTTTCTAGATGATGGTGGTTTCTACCACCACACCAGAAGGAAAGGTTGGTCGATCATAAAATCTCTTTTGGATTGGTTCAAAAGTGTTGTTGGGTGGTTTTCTGTCGTCGCATCAATAGCTTTGTGGTGtttcatttcaatttaaaatctAGATCTTTAATCTGGATATGGTTCTAACTCTCAAAGATGGTGTCAAATCTCTTGCTTCTGTCGTTGTCTTATTTGTGTCTCTCTGATTTGGAAACAGACAGTTTGGCTTGAAAGGGTGtttagatttgtttttgttttgcagGGAGTGTGGTACTTGGATCCTTCTGTGATGGTAGTCCATTCATTCGTCAGTTTGTAATGCTCTGAActctctccttttttttttttttttttttgcaattcaGTTTCACGTTTGTATGCGAGTTCGTCGGATTGTATGTGGTAGTGTTTGTTTGaagttttgtttaaaactcattttatttctctattttgtACCACTTTTgtgttgtaattttatgtatCATCCATTAGAGtttgattttatgtttataCTGGGTCAGATTTTTGCCCCGAGTCTTGtatatccttttttatttttgtaaaatttctatttctcttaaaaaagaaaacatgacTAATATATTATGACAATAATTAACTGTTAGAAcaagattaataaaatttattattaatatgaaatgagatataaATTAGAGTAACTCGTCTCATAGTCAATTTTATAAGTTAACTAATATATTATTTCTCTTATTATTAACAAAAACGAGTATTAtatccgtccttaattataagattcttttgagaattttttttgtcccttttaaTAAGacatttttttctatttctaacTACATTAATTAGAGTAACTCGTCTCATAGTTAATTTTATAAGTTAACTTATagttgatttgttaaaaaaaatagtttatagttgatgatttataagttaatttatatttggtaGCGAATAAgttaattgattgaatttgtagtgtttgataaaaatagcggTTGAAGTAactaataaatatgaaatgacaaaaaaaatatttaattgatatttattttttcaataaagatAGTAGGGATAAAATTGAGACAAAAAATATGAGTTATAAGTATTTGCATTAGCTAGCTTATCAAATAATATTGTAagctcataaaaataaaataaattcgtGAGAAAATGACTATTATTAAACATGTATTTTCTAACCATCAAAGTTTATAagatataagttataagttttatttttgaagaaaagatataagttataagttcaaATATATATCTTATCAAATAGACCCTTAAAATCTATATATCCCACTAGAGAATGGccaaattaaacataaaagtcaacatatataaaatatgaaaggTACTTAAAGAAAGTTCATAAATAAAATGGGCAAGGGTCGCGATCATATATATGATGAACTATAGGTGGACAATTAGAGCATGGTCAGACTATAGATAGAAAATATGGAAGGTCTATTATACCCAAGATATCTACAGCTAACCCAAAAATGTTGGGATAGAAAACCCTCACAACTTCGTGATTGTAATTACAACAAAGTTCCTACTCAACCAACAATTGTTGTCACCTAGCATTGCCATGTGACGGTGTTGTCCCACCATCCTCCAATGCCACGTGGCAggaataaaaagaagaaaaaattatagatacaaaagaaaactaatttaatagcttcaatttttttatttttttatggtgacCGGAGTTTAAAtccaaaccttacatatattatgcattgtctatatcaactgagttaaattttttatagcATCAATTACTGCTTCActgatatattattttattattaaaaatctaatatattattttatttaaaaaaaactaatatattatttgtattagaaaaaaaaaacgagtatTAATATGTTCATATCGTCTTTCTACTTCATTTAATTGTATGTAttaagatataatttttatcTATGACCTCATATcccaataaaaagaaattaatacaATTTGTCATTCAAGAGATAAACATAATTTATGTTGACATTATAGtatttattttaagttgtagaaaaatgtataaaataattaGGGTATGTttgtaaataattaattaatgcatttgaaaatttaaggagggttttataaaataaaataaaaagacaaaaaaaaaatatcacaaggCCATATATTTAGGGATAAGGATAGTGGTAATTTCCTTCATATAAGcacttgatttttaaaatataaataagcaAAGATAAATACATGTAAATAATTGGAGGTATGTTTATAAAGAAATTAATCCTTAACGAACCTAAGATATCTGGATTAAGACTTGCTTGAGTAGTTGAAGATGACATCGATTGATCAATTTTCTATATAAAGGGTGATGTacctataaatattttaacaatcAAGTAAGCGTCATGGGTGTGAGGTTTTAAGGGTTAGGGATAATGTATTTGGATATGAACCACGAGTTAGGCTGTATAACAAGAGGATTAGAATTTTAGGATCCAAAACCCTGGTGGAAATCTTCTATGATAGGACATATATGGATATATCATAACATGATCTTGATCACACGGTCCTGATTTTCATCACTGCTCTGGTTCGAGTTTGTCTTTATAGTGTGTTCATGATATGATCCACTCTTATGATAATGGCCCGGGAATCTGATATGTTAGCTTAGTGGATTGGGCTTGGCCCAGCCCGAGATAGTTTCCCTCAAAGTCATTAGTTGAGGGAGTCAGATGATGAATTAATCTCGAACAGAAAAGAGAATGATTGGGTTCCTAAGCATTACACGTGAAAGGAATGTTGGTTCCTATGGCCTATTGGGTTTCTTGTCATAGGAGGGAtgtagttataattttttttttgaataaaaccaAATATAGAATTTTAATGATCATTTCGGTTTGTTGATGGATTTAATATGTGTAGCCGCATTAATTTCCTTTAACGAATGTCACATTTTCTAATCTTTATTTGAATTGTATCCCTAAAATGTCTTCGAGTACAAATAACATGTAAGGATTTTGATGTTGCTCATGTCTTAATGACATCGAGATATGGAAAGGGAGTGATGATGCTTTTGATTCGAGGTGACCTTTGGATTGTTTTATCTAAAACATGTGTCCAATATTCATATACTTGAACAATTTAGGATCATGTAAGTATTTATGTATTGTGTTGATCTAGACATGACCATAACTGTTAGATGAGACGATTTTTCATTTCTAATGATGTAGGACACTGATATCAGACTAATTATAATCGTCGAATGAAGTTTTCTCACTTCATACCAATCAAAGTCGTAGGATGAAgacaattttggtttttgatctGGTGTGTGGTGCTGATCTTTGACCATTCAAAATTGTCGAATAGAGCGTATCTAGCCTTGAACCAATCATAATCATTGGCTGAAGGTATCTTTTTGTTTCCCATCTGATTCGTTGAATTGCTATAAAATGGGAGAAAATGGtttatttcactttcttttaAAACTACCTCTCTTTGTTTTCTATTCTATGAAAATCACCATTGTTGCAAAGAATATTTCTCCAATTCTCTCATTCTCATATGACATGGGTGGTGCTCCTTGCTCTTGATTTATCTAGTGTTCTTGGAGTacttccattgttcttccatcTTTTTTGGTGAGATATTCCATCATGTTTTCGTTTTGATCATATTTCCACCATACTCTTCattgttttgctttttgtttgaatttttttattgctttctatGGTTTGCTTGTTAGAATTTTgtttattacatttttagttCCATTGATCTTCATCTTAGTTTTTCATTCACATCTCTGCTTGTTAAGTCGTTATGtatttgtttgttgattttttgttgCCCCCATCTACTACCCACTGTCTCTAATGGTGGTATTTGCGGTGAATGTGTTGTGTTTGTTCCCCAAagcaccatttttttttttttgtcctgaTGCAATGGTGGTTTGCGTCGTCGATGCCTTAAAGGACTCCTTAAATGGTAGTTATTAGGACTGTACATGAGGCTGCCATTGTTGTTTTGTGATAGTCTacttctttttcaaattctTAGTTTGTTGAGGGAAACTTCTTAGCTCTTTCACATAAGGTTGAAAACAGGGGTAGTCAAGGTTTTTTCTCGAACTCACTCTTTCTTTTGTGTGGACAAATATGAAATGGTGAAGAAGGTCCAATATCCCCTATGTCCGCTTTATACACATTGGTCTCGTAGGAGATTTTGGGGAGTCAAGACTTTTGAAAAGGAGCTCTAGAAGGACAAGAAAGTTTAGATGAAGATGAGTGGGTGGTACATTTGATAAAGattaaaatgaacaaaatcTTTGTAGAGAGTAAATTTTAAAGGAGGAATACTTGCTTGGTGACAActccaaatgatttttatttcgaCACACACAAATGACAAGAAAtacttaaataatatattattctaaatagttaaataataataagttcTTTCACatgttttctcaaaaaaaaaaaaaagttcttctcatgatcctttaaaaaataataaaaattattcttatGTTTGCGCTTTTTATTTCTCACTTTTAGAATATTTGGGCGACTTTATgttgagtttttctacttgcaccctagttaatcatggttgcaccccaaaatgacaagattaccctttcataaaatttgattttcaaaaagcctattccttcttttttggttacaccccaaaacccttcttccaaaaccataattctccaattGATCGATTGTGTTCtacgaagattttcaaaaccatactttctcacgtccattcatgatttcaaagaaaattcgaagcaaatcaggttagcaagtgttgttcttcaatcgattgtgtttttcttgttatgggttctcagttctgattttgtgttttccttgttctgcgattcacagttctgcgattttgtaaactcagtttaagtaggttcatgtaaactcaatttaagtaggttcatgcaaactcagtttaagtaggttcatgcaaactcagtttaagtatgttcatgtaaactcagtttaagtaggttcatgttaactcagtttaagtaagttcatgtaaactcagtttaagtaggttcatgtaaactaagtttacatgaacctacttaaactgagtttaagttaaccttgccaatgtaaattaaaaccgtaatggtacagtgcatcagtgcagttgaaggaaaaaaattgaaactagcaaatagaagaagaaattcacttgcttatatccaattgagtatggatgaaaaatattttgattcactctttaattttcatggagattgatattgaacatcaaattgtttgatcaatagctttgtggggtgaaagaggtgaaactcactgacaatgaataaaattagggttttaagaaaatttatataaaagggcaattttggtattataatttttttttaagaaaatttgggtgtaaccagaaaaacatggggtgtaaatagaaaaactcctTTATGTTTAGTAACTTTGTTTCTATCTATGTCATAATCAATAATATtctctcatcaaaataatttattttaatcattcatctaAAAGACACCAAATCACAAAACTcatcaaatttcaaaatcacCAAATATTTTCCCTTTTAAGTGATGCTGCCggaagtaaaaatatatttcactgtagaaataataaacatttattttacatCTTCGGTACAAATAtgtaagagaaaaaaataaaaaataaaaaataatttcacaaccagaaatttaaaaatagaaaaatagaaaagtcaactatacaaaataaataaactaaaaaagtcACTCTAGTATTAACTAGAGTACTGTGCACACACtacatatagttttttttttctttaatcttgaaatattatttttcaccaaaaaaataaatatatatgttgaaatattattttgCTGTAATATTCTTGTGATGAAAATCTTATGAAGTAGATATATTCTGGTTCCATTTCATTCCATTCATCATCACTAAACTAGTTGACATTATCATTTTCAATGTCTTCAACATTCTAAGTCTTAGGATAAGTTGTTAGaacacaacaaagaaaaaaactcttgaacttcttccacttgtttttctctttctattttctctctcttcacttcTTCATAGTACATTGAAACTTAGATGCTACATTGATTAGATCCAAGCTTTTGAACAAACCCATTACTCATTCTAACCCAGAAAAAGGGTCATGGGTGGTAGTAGTATTACAGATTCATGGTGTTTTTGTAAAGGTGTAAGTAAAACTGAGAGAATGAAAGGTGCTATTTTTTCAGGTAAAAACCAAGCTATGGCTACTATTACTACTAACACCAATGTTGGTAATGGTGTCTCTGGAACTGGATTTCTTATCCATAGGAATCTTCTCTTGACGACTCATGCTAATCTTCCATCTGCTGTTGCTGCTGGTAGCTCTGAGATCCGGTTGCATAATGGTGTTGCTGCTACTCTTGTTCCTCAGAGGTAAATTAATGAcccttttgtgttttcttttttttgttggtgaaattaGTGTCATTTGTTTATGAAAGTtggaaaaaaatgtgattttttattatttttaaataatgaaattaagtgtttttattTGTGTGGATTTGATACTTTTTTTGGAGGGGTGGTTAGGACTTGGGAGAGGTAGTTTAGTGGAGGATTAGACCCTAATTTGAGGTAAAAGAATAGATGTTTGTTGACTTTTGTTTCTAGAATCTGGTAAGCTATGCAGTTATTTGGTAAAGTTGGTgtgaaatatatttctaaatgttTGGAAGTTGGaacaaatgttttaaaaaccgaCCCGGCTAAACTTCTTAGTCATGGTTCAACAAGTGTTATCAAATATCGATTCGCCATGGTGGATTTTTTTACATCCGCCCTGGCCAATTTGTGAAGGATGGCGCGCCATGGCATTTTATTGCGGCTAAAAGTATCGTACTTTTGGCTTTCTACAATTGATAACGCTGGGTTCGCTGTTTTAAACCGCTCGAATTGGAATAAAACCACACTCAAACCTCTCAAATAACCAAAC containing:
- the LOC25498271 gene encoding oleoyl-acyl carrier protein thioesterase 1, chloroplastic; the protein is MLKLPCNGVDRVHLMSQCGFMGRPTSFFTGRSSVKGFRSTKAYPVQAVASAKDGAVVNRVEADIGSLANRLRLGSLSEDGLSYKEKFIVRSYEVGINKTATVETVANLLQEVGCNHAQIVGFSTDGFATTTTMRKYHLIWVTARMHIEVYKYPAWSDVVEIETWCQAEGRAGTRRDFIIKDYATNEVIGRATSKWVMMNEDTRRLQKVSDDVRDEFLVYCPRELRLAIPEENSNCLKKIPKLGDPAHNSRLGLMPRRSDLDMNQHVNNVAYIGWVLESMPQEIIDSYELQSITLDYRRECQQNDIVDSLTSVEALEGAEVVPELKSTNGSGKAMDDKQERQQFLHLLRLSNEGLEINRGRTEWRKKAAR